GCAGCTCAAGAAGTTGGCGACGCGGACGGTCACGGCGCAGCGGCTGCAGACAATGCCGGGGGTCGGCCCGCTGACCGCACTCGCGATCGAGGCTTTCGCGCCCGACATGGCGGCCTTTCGACGTGGCCGAGACTTCGCGGCTTGGCTCGGCTTGGTCCCACGGCAACATTCCTCAGGGGGAAAGGAAAGGCTCGGACGCGTTTCGAAGGAAGGACAGGCGGACATTCGCCAGTTGCTCATCGTTGGGGCGATGTCGCGGCTGAACTGGCTCGGGCGCAAGTCGATCCCTAGCGGATCCTGGCTGGCGCAGATGCTGGCGAGGAAGCCGCGCATGCTTGTGGCGATCGCCTTGGCGAACAAGATGGCTCGGACGATTTGGGCCATGCTCACCCGGAAGGAGGATTATCGGAACCCAGCGCAGGCAGTGACGGCATGACTGCATGCAGCACGAAATAGCCTGACGTTGGCGAAGGGGGTGTGAGAAGGCGACGACCCGAATGGGCGCAACGATCGAACAGATCTGGATCAGGAAACCAGCTAGAGCCAAAGAGCCGACGTGCTCGGAGATGAGAATTGGACCTGGTCCGCGGATCACCATACCGGCCAGCGGCTTCTGAAAATGCCGTAAAGGAAGGCCTGACAGAAGACCGCACTCGATCACACGCCAAAGGGTCAGAAACTTCTTGCATTGCGGGCGGCAACCACAGAAGGCTGTACATGACCTACCGACTGACATTGTCTCCCGAGGCCGCGGCGGCCAAGGCGGGGTTCTCGAAAGCGAGCGCGTATCGGATCGAGGACGATTTGCGCCTGCCATCGCAGAAGAAGGTGCCGAGAGGCCGGCGACGGTCCGATCCGCTCGTGCCCTATTGGGACGCCGAGATCGTTCCGATCCTGAAGGCTGCGCCCGGCATCCGCGTGATCGGCGTGCTGGACGAGCTGCGCCGTCGGCATCCCGACCTCAACCCCAACATCCGACGCACGCTGGAGCGGCGCATCAATGCCTGGCGGGCGCTCAATGGCCCTGAACAGGACGTGATCTTCCGCCAGGAGCACGAGCCCGGTCGTCTGGGTCTGTCCGACTTTACCGATACAAGCCCGCTCGGCATTGCCATTGCTGGTGAGACGCTCGATCACCGGCTCTACCACTTCCGGCTGGCGTTCTCCGGCTTTGAGCATGCCCATGTCGTGCTCGGCGGCGAAAGCTTCGTCGCCCTGGCCGAGGGCTTGCAGAACGCCCTGTGGGCGCTCGGCGGCGTTCCGCGGGAGCATCGCAGCGACAGCCTGTCGGCAGCATTCCGCAATCTGGCGGCCGACGCGCGGGAGGATCTGACACAGCGCTACGCCGCGCTGATGGGCCACTACGGCATGGCGCCAACGCGCAACAATGCGGGCATTGCACACGAGAACGGCTCGATCGAGAGCGCGCACGGTCATCTCAAACGAGCGCTGGAGGATGCGCTGTTGCTGCGGGGCACGCGCGACTTCATCAGTCTCGATGCCTACCGGGCTTTTGTCGACGAGATTGTCGGCCGGCGCAACGCCAACCTCGCTAAGCGGATCGCGCTCGAAA
The window above is part of the Bradyrhizobium guangdongense genome. Proteins encoded here:
- the istA gene encoding IS21 family transposase, which produces MTYRLTLSPEAAAAKAGFSKASAYRIEDDLRLPSQKKVPRGRRRSDPLVPYWDAEIVPILKAAPGIRVIGVLDELRRRHPDLNPNIRRTLERRINAWRALNGPEQDVIFRQEHEPGRLGLSDFTDTSPLGIAIAGETLDHRLYHFRLAFSGFEHAHVVLGGESFVALAEGLQNALWALGGVPREHRSDSLSAAFRNLAADAREDLTQRYAALMGHYGMAPTRNNAGIAHENGSIESAHGHLKRALEDALLLRGTRDFISLDAYRAFVDEIVGRRNANLAKRIALEKEALAPLPKGRTTDFEEKVIPVTSSGGFILRRVFYTVPSRLIGHRLRVRIFDDRLECFLGVTPVGTLRRGRPVSENHGGHVVDYRHVIHALRRKPMALVNLVYRDQLFPRAAYKRLFETLREHGDDRRACKVTVELLALAHERACEAELAEAIATALDAGRLPDLAALRDRFRPEAASIPSVAVKLASLDVYDELASVSVVSAHSNLGGAA